A single genomic interval of Vulpes vulpes isolate BD-2025 chromosome 3, VulVul3, whole genome shotgun sequence harbors:
- the TMEM265 gene encoding transmembrane protein 265: MEDEEKAVDTLVSNMEAAHSPSPIRCCWLRLRYLAATSIICGCSCLGVVALVFAIKAEERHKAGRFEEAVHWGARARSFILASFAVWLAVLVLGPLLLWLLSYAIAQAE; this comes from the exons ATGGAGGACGAGGAGAAGGCAGTGGACACCTTGGTGAGCAACATGGAAGCTGCTCATTCTCCATCCCCCATCCGCTGCTGCTGGCTCCGCCTCCGATACTTGGCAGCTACTAGCATTATCTGTGGCTGCTCTTGCCTGGGAGTCGTGGCCCTTGTGTTTGCCATCAAG GCGGAAGAGCGGCATAAGGCAGGCCGGTTCGAGGAGGCAGTGCACTGGGGGGCCCGGGCCCGGAGCTTCATCCTGGCCAGCTTTGCCGTCTGGCTTGCGGTCCTCGTTCTGGGCCCCCTGCTTCTGTGGCTGCTCTCCTACGCCATCGCCCAGGCTGAGTGA
- the PHKG2 gene encoding phosphorylase b kinase gamma catalytic chain, liver/testis isoform isoform X3 yields the protein MTLDVGPEDELPDWAAAKEFYQKYDPKDVIGRGVSSVVRRCVHRATGHEFAVKIMEVTAERLSPEQLEEVREATRRETHILRQVAGHPHIRCGRESCLTISQRKWPSQKRRPELCGTPGYLAPEILKCSMDETHPGYSKEVDLWACGVILFTLLAGSPPFWHRRQILMLRMIMEGQYQFSSPEWDDRSNTVKDLISKLLQVDPEERLTAEQALQHPFFERCEGSQPWNLTPRQRFRVAVWTVLAAGRVALSTQRVRPLTKSALLRDPYALRPVRRLIDSCAFRLYGHWVKKGEQQNRAALFQHKPPGPFPIMGPEEEGDSAAISEEDAMLALG from the exons ATGACGCTGGACGTGGGGCCGGAGGATGAGCTGCCCGACTGGGCTGCGGCCAAAGAGTTTTACCAGAAGTACGACCCTAAGGACGTCATTGGCAG AGGAGTGAGCTCCGTGGTGCGCCGTTGCGTTCATCGAGCTACTGGCCATGAGTTTGCGGTGAAGATCATGGAGGTGACAGCTGAGCGACTGAGTCCTGAACAGCTAGAGGAGGTGCGAGAAGCCACGCGGCGAGAGACGCACATCCTTCGCCAGGTCGCCGGCCACCCCCACATCA GATGCGGAAGGGAGAGCTGTTTGACTATCTCACAGAGAAAGTGGCCCTCTCAGAAAAGGAGACCAG AGTTGTGTGGGACCCCAGGCTACCTAGCACCAGAGATCCTTAAATGCTCCATGGATGAGACCCACCCCGGCTACAGCAAGGAGGTTGACCT CTGGGCCTGTGGGGTGATTTTGTTTACactcctggctggctcaccaCCATTCTGGCACCGACGCCAGATCCTGATGTTACGCATGATCATGGAGGGCCAGTACCAGTTTAGTTCGCCTGAGTGGGATGACCGTTCCAACACTGTAAAGGACCTG ATCTCAAAGCTGCTACAGGTGGATCCTGAGGAGCGCCTGACAGCTGAGCAAGCCCTACAGCACCCCTTCTTTGAGCGTTGTGAAGGCAGCCAACCCTGGAACCTCACGCCCCGCCAGCGGTTCCGG GTGGCAGTGTGGACTGTGCTTGCTGCTGGACGAGTGGCCTTAAGCACCCAGCGTGTTCGGCCACTGACCAAGAGTGCACTGTTGAGGGACCCTTACGCGCTGCGGCCAGTGCGGCGCCTCATTGACAGTTGTGCCTTCCGGCTCTATGGGCACTGGGTGAAGAAGGGTGAGCAACAGAACCGAGCCGCGCTCTTCCAGCACAAGCCCCCTGGGCCTTTTCCCATCATGGGCCCTGAAGAGGAGGGGGACTCAGCTGCTATCTCTGAGGAGGACGCCATGCTGGCACTGGGCTAG
- the CFAP119 gene encoding cilia- and flagella-associated protein 119 isoform X2 encodes MIRQKSSQFMGLKMQSEFEQLSELQRELEKDLSSMDESVTRIATGVRTESGTAAGTAASVAADEDPAANLFPPPLPQPRICMWKYLDIHSMHRLEKTDNTEEMREVLAELLGLGYPEQSLRDAITLDLFSHALIFCRQQGFSLEQTSTACALLQDLHKACVATPLGNVEECYHYFTSVLFCHGVRRPPFSINLFREEQLLALADYVVNTYFRHFKLYKYVFTPQVRLDLSLTYLGLQPPTLWPEEEKEKGGEEAEEQEATPQEEAETMVQPEPEPSQVSILRAYIRTQMNKELRQLQQLMEERLQASEERLNNKLTTLERPFQLPPGKGKNKTK; translated from the exons ATGATCCGCCAGAAGTCTAGCCAATTCATGGGGCTGAAGATGCAGTCGGAGTTTGAACAGCTCTCCGAACTGCAGCGGGAACTCGAGAAGGACCTCAGCTCTATGGATGAGTCCGTCACGCGGATAGCAACAGGTGTGCGGACCGAGTCCGGGACCGCGGCCGGCACCGCGGCCTCGGTAGCAGCGGATGAAGATCCTGCAGCCAACTTGTTCCCG CCGCCGTTGCCCCAGCCCCGGATCTGCATGTG GAAGTATTTGGACATCCACTCCATGCATAGGCTGGAGAAGACAGACAACACTGAGGAGATGAGGGA GGTGCTAGCTGAGCTCTTGGGGCTAGGCTATCCTGAGCAAAGCCTGCGGGATGCCATCACCCTGGACCTCTTCTCCCATGCACTCATCTTCTGCCGCCAGCAGGGCTTCTCACTGGAACAGACATCGACAGCTTGTGCCCTGCTCCAAGATCTTCATAAGGCCTGTGTTG CAACCCCACTGGGCAACGTGGAGGAATGTTACCACTACTTCACCAGTGTCCTTTTTTGCCATGGAGTCAGG CGGCCCCCCTTCAGTATCAACCTCTTTAGGGAGGAACAGCTGCTGGCCCTGGCAGACTATGTAGTCAACACCTACTTCCGCCACTTCAAACTCTACAAATATGTCTTCACGCCCCAG GTGCGGCTGGATCTGTCTTTGACTTACTTGGGGCTACAGCCACCCACACTCTGGCCAGAGGAGGAGAAGG AGAAAGGCGGTGAGGAGGCGGAGGAGCAGGAAGCCACCCCACAGGAGGAGGCAGAAACCATGGTCCAGCCGGAGCCAGAGCCAA GCCAGGTCTCCATCCTACGAGCCTACATCAGGACCCAGATGAACAAGGAGTTGAGGCAGCTCCAACAGCTGATGGAGGAGCGGCTCCAGGCCAGCGAAGAGAGGCTCAACAACAAGCTGACCACACTAGAGCGACCTTTCCAGCTACCTCCTGGCAAAGGCAAGAACAAGACCAAGTGA
- the PHKG2 gene encoding phosphorylase b kinase gamma catalytic chain, liver/testis isoform isoform X1, which produces MTLDVGPEDELPDWAAAKEFYQKYDPKDVIGRGVSSVVRRCVHRATGHEFAVKIMEVTAERLSPEQLEEVREATRRETHILRQVAGHPHIITLIDSYESSSFMFLVFDLMRKGELFDYLTEKVALSEKETRSIMRSLLEAVSFLHANNIVHRDLKPENILLDDNMQIRLSDFGFSCHLEPGEKLRELCGTPGYLAPEILKCSMDETHPGYSKEVDLWACGVILFTLLAGSPPFWHRRQILMLRMIMEGQYQFSSPEWDDRSNTVKDLISKLLQVDPEERLTAEQALQHPFFERCEGSQPWNLTPRQRFRVAVWTVLAAGRVALSTQRVRPLTKSALLRDPYALRPVRRLIDSCAFRLYGHWVKKGEQQNRAALFQHKPPGPFPIMGPEEEGDSAAISEEDAMLALG; this is translated from the exons ATGACGCTGGACGTGGGGCCGGAGGATGAGCTGCCCGACTGGGCTGCGGCCAAAGAGTTTTACCAGAAGTACGACCCTAAGGACGTCATTGGCAG AGGAGTGAGCTCCGTGGTGCGCCGTTGCGTTCATCGAGCTACTGGCCATGAGTTTGCGGTGAAGATCATGGAGGTGACAGCTGAGCGACTGAGTCCTGAACAGCTAGAGGAGGTGCGAGAAGCCACGCGGCGAGAGACGCACATCCTTCGCCAGGTCGCCGGCCACCCCCACATCA TCACTCTCATCGATTCCTACGAGTCTTCTAGCTTCATGTTCCTGGTGTTTGACCT GATGCGGAAGGGAGAGCTGTTTGACTATCTCACAGAGAAAGTGGCCCTCTCAGAAAAGGAGACCAG GTCCATCATGAGGTCTCTGCTGGAAGCAGTGAGCTTTCTCCATGCTAACAACATTGTGCACCGAGACTTGAAGCCTGAGAATATTCTCCTAGATGACAATATGCAGATCCGACTTTCAGATTTTGGGTTCTCCTGCCACCTGGAACCTGGCGAGAAGCTCCGAG AGTTGTGTGGGACCCCAGGCTACCTAGCACCAGAGATCCTTAAATGCTCCATGGATGAGACCCACCCCGGCTACAGCAAGGAGGTTGACCT CTGGGCCTGTGGGGTGATTTTGTTTACactcctggctggctcaccaCCATTCTGGCACCGACGCCAGATCCTGATGTTACGCATGATCATGGAGGGCCAGTACCAGTTTAGTTCGCCTGAGTGGGATGACCGTTCCAACACTGTAAAGGACCTG ATCTCAAAGCTGCTACAGGTGGATCCTGAGGAGCGCCTGACAGCTGAGCAAGCCCTACAGCACCCCTTCTTTGAGCGTTGTGAAGGCAGCCAACCCTGGAACCTCACGCCCCGCCAGCGGTTCCGG GTGGCAGTGTGGACTGTGCTTGCTGCTGGACGAGTGGCCTTAAGCACCCAGCGTGTTCGGCCACTGACCAAGAGTGCACTGTTGAGGGACCCTTACGCGCTGCGGCCAGTGCGGCGCCTCATTGACAGTTGTGCCTTCCGGCTCTATGGGCACTGGGTGAAGAAGGGTGAGCAACAGAACCGAGCCGCGCTCTTCCAGCACAAGCCCCCTGGGCCTTTTCCCATCATGGGCCCTGAAGAGGAGGGGGACTCAGCTGCTATCTCTGAGGAGGACGCCATGCTGGCACTGGGCTAG
- the CFAP119 gene encoding cilia- and flagella-associated protein 119 isoform X3 has protein sequence MWKYLDIHSMHRLEKTDNTEEMREVLAELLGLGYPEQSLRDAITLDLFSHALIFCRQQGFSLEQTSTACALLQDLHKACVATPLGNVEECYHYFTSVLFCHGVRRPPFSINLFREEQLLALADYVVNTYFRHFKLYKYVFTPQVRLDLSLTYLGLQPPTLWPEEEKEKGGEEAEEQEATPQEEAETMVQPEPEPSEDGPGLHPTSLHQDPDEQGVEAAPTADGGAAPGQRREAQQQADHTRATFPATSWQRQEQDQVTPSIFPNKGFGQGSLIPAPILSAFWAPLPKPDTRHQALAPSSVQILLQMQQRQH, from the exons ATGTG GAAGTATTTGGACATCCACTCCATGCATAGGCTGGAGAAGACAGACAACACTGAGGAGATGAGGGA GGTGCTAGCTGAGCTCTTGGGGCTAGGCTATCCTGAGCAAAGCCTGCGGGATGCCATCACCCTGGACCTCTTCTCCCATGCACTCATCTTCTGCCGCCAGCAGGGCTTCTCACTGGAACAGACATCGACAGCTTGTGCCCTGCTCCAAGATCTTCATAAGGCCTGTGTTG CAACCCCACTGGGCAACGTGGAGGAATGTTACCACTACTTCACCAGTGTCCTTTTTTGCCATGGAGTCAGG CGGCCCCCCTTCAGTATCAACCTCTTTAGGGAGGAACAGCTGCTGGCCCTGGCAGACTATGTAGTCAACACCTACTTCCGCCACTTCAAACTCTACAAATATGTCTTCACGCCCCAG GTGCGGCTGGATCTGTCTTTGACTTACTTGGGGCTACAGCCACCCACACTCTGGCCAGAGGAGGAGAAGG AGAAAGGCGGTGAGGAGGCGGAGGAGCAGGAAGCCACCCCACAGGAGGAGGCAGAAACCATGGTCCAGCCGGAGCCAGAGCCAAGTGAGGACGG GCCAGGTCTCCATCCTACGAGCCTACATCAGGACCCAGATGAACAAGGAGTTGAGGCAGCTCCAACAGCTGATGGAGGAGCGGCTCCAGGCCAGCGAAGAGAGGCTCAACAACAAGCTGACCACACTAGAGCGACCTTTCCAGCTACCTCCTGGCAAAGGCAAGAACAAGACCAAGTGACCCCCAGCATTTTTCCCAATAAAGGCTTTGGGCAGGGCAGCCTCatccccgcccccatcctgagcGCCTTCTGGGCTCCCCTACCAAAGCCAGACACGAGACACCAGGCACTGGCTCCCTCCAGCGTGCAGATTTTATTGCAAATGCAGCAGAGGCAGCATTGA
- the CFAP119 gene encoding cilia- and flagella-associated protein 119 isoform X1 — MIRQKSSQFMGLKMQSEFEQLSELQRELEKDLSSMDESVTRIATGVRTESGTAAGTAASVAADEDPAANLFPPPLPQPRICMWKYLDIHSMHRLEKTDNTEEMREVLAELLGLGYPEQSLRDAITLDLFSHALIFCRQQGFSLEQTSTACALLQDLHKACVATPLGNVEECYHYFTSVLFCHGVRRPPFSINLFREEQLLALADYVVNTYFRHFKLYKYVFTPQVRLDLSLTYLGLQPPTLWPEEEKEKGGEEAEEQEATPQEEAETMVQPEPEPSEDGPGLHPTSLHQDPDEQGVEAAPTADGGAAPGQRREAQQQADHTRATFPATSWQRQEQDQVTPSIFPNKGFGQGSLIPAPILSAFWAPLPKPDTRHQALAPSSVQILLQMQQRQH; from the exons ATGATCCGCCAGAAGTCTAGCCAATTCATGGGGCTGAAGATGCAGTCGGAGTTTGAACAGCTCTCCGAACTGCAGCGGGAACTCGAGAAGGACCTCAGCTCTATGGATGAGTCCGTCACGCGGATAGCAACAGGTGTGCGGACCGAGTCCGGGACCGCGGCCGGCACCGCGGCCTCGGTAGCAGCGGATGAAGATCCTGCAGCCAACTTGTTCCCG CCGCCGTTGCCCCAGCCCCGGATCTGCATGTG GAAGTATTTGGACATCCACTCCATGCATAGGCTGGAGAAGACAGACAACACTGAGGAGATGAGGGA GGTGCTAGCTGAGCTCTTGGGGCTAGGCTATCCTGAGCAAAGCCTGCGGGATGCCATCACCCTGGACCTCTTCTCCCATGCACTCATCTTCTGCCGCCAGCAGGGCTTCTCACTGGAACAGACATCGACAGCTTGTGCCCTGCTCCAAGATCTTCATAAGGCCTGTGTTG CAACCCCACTGGGCAACGTGGAGGAATGTTACCACTACTTCACCAGTGTCCTTTTTTGCCATGGAGTCAGG CGGCCCCCCTTCAGTATCAACCTCTTTAGGGAGGAACAGCTGCTGGCCCTGGCAGACTATGTAGTCAACACCTACTTCCGCCACTTCAAACTCTACAAATATGTCTTCACGCCCCAG GTGCGGCTGGATCTGTCTTTGACTTACTTGGGGCTACAGCCACCCACACTCTGGCCAGAGGAGGAGAAGG AGAAAGGCGGTGAGGAGGCGGAGGAGCAGGAAGCCACCCCACAGGAGGAGGCAGAAACCATGGTCCAGCCGGAGCCAGAGCCAAGTGAGGACGG GCCAGGTCTCCATCCTACGAGCCTACATCAGGACCCAGATGAACAAGGAGTTGAGGCAGCTCCAACAGCTGATGGAGGAGCGGCTCCAGGCCAGCGAAGAGAGGCTCAACAACAAGCTGACCACACTAGAGCGACCTTTCCAGCTACCTCCTGGCAAAGGCAAGAACAAGACCAAGTGACCCCCAGCATTTTTCCCAATAAAGGCTTTGGGCAGGGCAGCCTCatccccgcccccatcctgagcGCCTTCTGGGCTCCCCTACCAAAGCCAGACACGAGACACCAGGCACTGGCTCCCTCCAGCGTGCAGATTTTATTGCAAATGCAGCAGAGGCAGCATTGA
- the PHKG2 gene encoding phosphorylase b kinase gamma catalytic chain, liver/testis isoform isoform X2, with the protein MEVREQEALTCVLSDSGRGVSSVVRRCVHRATGHEFAVKIMEVTAERLSPEQLEEVREATRRETHILRQVAGHPHIITLIDSYESSSFMFLVFDLMRKGELFDYLTEKVALSEKETRSIMRSLLEAVSFLHANNIVHRDLKPENILLDDNMQIRLSDFGFSCHLEPGEKLRELCGTPGYLAPEILKCSMDETHPGYSKEVDLWACGVILFTLLAGSPPFWHRRQILMLRMIMEGQYQFSSPEWDDRSNTVKDLISKLLQVDPEERLTAEQALQHPFFERCEGSQPWNLTPRQRFRVAVWTVLAAGRVALSTQRVRPLTKSALLRDPYALRPVRRLIDSCAFRLYGHWVKKGEQQNRAALFQHKPPGPFPIMGPEEEGDSAAISEEDAMLALG; encoded by the exons ATGGAAGTGAGAGAGCAGGAGGCCCTGACTTGTGTGCTGTCTGACTCTGGCAGAGGAGTGAGCTCCGTGGTGCGCCGTTGCGTTCATCGAGCTACTGGCCATGAGTTTGCGGTGAAGATCATGGAGGTGACAGCTGAGCGACTGAGTCCTGAACAGCTAGAGGAGGTGCGAGAAGCCACGCGGCGAGAGACGCACATCCTTCGCCAGGTCGCCGGCCACCCCCACATCA TCACTCTCATCGATTCCTACGAGTCTTCTAGCTTCATGTTCCTGGTGTTTGACCT GATGCGGAAGGGAGAGCTGTTTGACTATCTCACAGAGAAAGTGGCCCTCTCAGAAAAGGAGACCAG GTCCATCATGAGGTCTCTGCTGGAAGCAGTGAGCTTTCTCCATGCTAACAACATTGTGCACCGAGACTTGAAGCCTGAGAATATTCTCCTAGATGACAATATGCAGATCCGACTTTCAGATTTTGGGTTCTCCTGCCACCTGGAACCTGGCGAGAAGCTCCGAG AGTTGTGTGGGACCCCAGGCTACCTAGCACCAGAGATCCTTAAATGCTCCATGGATGAGACCCACCCCGGCTACAGCAAGGAGGTTGACCT CTGGGCCTGTGGGGTGATTTTGTTTACactcctggctggctcaccaCCATTCTGGCACCGACGCCAGATCCTGATGTTACGCATGATCATGGAGGGCCAGTACCAGTTTAGTTCGCCTGAGTGGGATGACCGTTCCAACACTGTAAAGGACCTG ATCTCAAAGCTGCTACAGGTGGATCCTGAGGAGCGCCTGACAGCTGAGCAAGCCCTACAGCACCCCTTCTTTGAGCGTTGTGAAGGCAGCCAACCCTGGAACCTCACGCCCCGCCAGCGGTTCCGG GTGGCAGTGTGGACTGTGCTTGCTGCTGGACGAGTGGCCTTAAGCACCCAGCGTGTTCGGCCACTGACCAAGAGTGCACTGTTGAGGGACCCTTACGCGCTGCGGCCAGTGCGGCGCCTCATTGACAGTTGTGCCTTCCGGCTCTATGGGCACTGGGTGAAGAAGGGTGAGCAACAGAACCGAGCCGCGCTCTTCCAGCACAAGCCCCCTGGGCCTTTTCCCATCATGGGCCCTGAAGAGGAGGGGGACTCAGCTGCTATCTCTGAGGAGGACGCCATGCTGGCACTGGGCTAG